A region of Beijerinckia sp. 28-YEA-48 DNA encodes the following proteins:
- a CDS encoding DUF1801 domain-containing protein gives MPADVAAVFRSYPSQVSTCLMEVRRLIFITAATIEGIGVLTETLKWGEPAYLTEASKSGSTIRLGRVPKQPDRCAVYFNCKTTLLDSFRAQFADTLTLAGDRAIILDPTRNLPETPLRICLAMALTYHRAKRVMLVPG, from the coding sequence ATGCCTGCCGATGTGGCTGCGGTTTTCCGGAGCTATCCGTCGCAGGTCAGTACCTGCCTGATGGAGGTTCGGCGGTTGATCTTCATCACGGCTGCTACGATTGAAGGCATCGGCGTGCTCACCGAAACCCTGAAATGGGGTGAGCCGGCTTATCTGACGGAGGCCTCCAAAAGCGGCAGCACCATCCGACTTGGGCGGGTCCCCAAGCAGCCGGACCGGTGCGCCGTCTATTTCAATTGCAAGACAACATTGCTGGACAGTTTTCGGGCCCAGTTCGCAGATACGCTCACTCTGGCTGGTGACAGGGCGATCATTCTTGATCCAACACGCAACCTGCCAGAGACACCGCTGCGGATATGTTTGGCGATGGCGCTGACCTATCATCGCGCCAAGCGAGTGATGCTGGTACCCGGTTAG
- a CDS encoding DUF1073 domain-containing protein — protein sequence MLLFDRLSNLVTGLGTGKDKSTAQAFSLKLLGRDELDAMYRCDWLSRKIVDIVAFDATREWRLWQAAQSEIDRIEREEQRLNLREKCTRALQLARLYGGAAVYLGTRDGDVAAPLDVERLGLGGLTYLHVLTPFQVRCGEIDRDPLSAHFGEPLYYELADGRGQAVRVHPSRMVRFVGAPHPEPMSSLSAAGAQGWGDPVLQIVYDAVCNAASSQQHVAALLPELKIDIVSVPNLQNTLATEEGTNRLAARFFNANLLKSLHSVLLLQGGDEAVAEQWQQRQIDFTQFPELLRQFLQVAAGAADIPVTRLVGQAPAGLNATGDGDIRNYYDRIAAHQRVDLAPRLERIDQCLIRSALGSRPSGIYYEFTPLWQLSAVEKADIALKLSQAVTALKESGLVPTEVLALGLRNRLIEDGMFPGIEAAYGNAAVGRN from the coding sequence ATGCTTTTGTTTGACCGCCTCAGTAATCTGGTCACCGGGCTTGGCACGGGTAAGGACAAGTCGACGGCGCAGGCCTTCAGCCTTAAATTGCTCGGCCGTGACGAACTCGATGCCATGTACCGCTGTGATTGGTTGTCGCGCAAGATTGTCGATATCGTCGCTTTCGACGCGACACGGGAATGGCGTTTGTGGCAGGCGGCGCAAAGCGAGATCGACCGGATCGAGCGCGAGGAACAGCGACTGAATCTGCGTGAGAAATGTACCAGGGCCTTGCAGTTGGCGCGGCTCTATGGTGGTGCGGCGGTCTATCTCGGCACCCGCGATGGCGATGTCGCCGCGCCGCTTGATGTCGAGCGTCTCGGTCTTGGCGGGCTCACCTATCTGCATGTGCTAACGCCATTTCAAGTGCGTTGCGGTGAGATCGACCGTGATCCGCTGTCGGCTCACTTCGGCGAGCCGCTTTACTATGAGCTCGCTGACGGGCGCGGCCAGGCGGTACGGGTCCATCCCTCGCGCATGGTGCGCTTCGTCGGCGCCCCGCATCCTGAGCCGATGTCCTCTCTGTCGGCGGCGGGTGCACAGGGCTGGGGCGATCCGGTGTTGCAGATCGTCTATGATGCTGTGTGTAACGCTGCATCGTCGCAGCAGCATGTGGCGGCGCTTTTGCCGGAGCTGAAGATCGATATCGTCAGCGTTCCGAACCTGCAGAACACGCTGGCGACGGAAGAGGGGACGAACCGGCTGGCGGCGCGCTTCTTCAATGCCAATCTGCTCAAGAGCCTGCATAGCGTGCTGCTGCTGCAAGGTGGCGACGAAGCGGTCGCCGAGCAATGGCAGCAGCGCCAGATCGATTTCACGCAATTTCCAGAGCTGCTACGCCAGTTCCTGCAAGTGGCGGCCGGTGCCGCCGACATTCCAGTGACGCGGCTCGTCGGCCAAGCGCCAGCCGGCCTCAATGCCACGGGCGATGGTGACATCCGCAATTATTACGATCGCATCGCCGCCCATCAACGTGTCGATCTTGCGCCACGCCTGGAGCGCATCGACCAATGCCTCATTCGCTCGGCGCTCGGCTCACGTCCATCAGGCATCTACTACGAATTCACGCCGCTCTGGCAACTTAGCGCCGTCGAGAAAGCCGATATTGCGCTGAAACTCAGTCAGGCGGTGACTGCGCTTAAAGAGAGCGGGCTTGTCCCGACTGAAGTGTTAGCCCTGGGACTGCGCAATCGCCTGATTGAGGACGGGATGTTTCCGGGGATTGAGGCGGCCTACGGGAACGCGGCCGTCG
- a CDS encoding GcrA family cell cycle regulator has translation MSAPANARWGVDEDAILRTLWAEHLPTAEIAARLGCSRNAVIGRASRLELPARRASNKVARSVQSEGDDMPRPRVPIPIAKPRREEVEDSIQLPAARASGMPTRWADMAPGQCRNIIGEEEDVFDRLVCGNVAVLGSSYCPACRSRMWCTPDQVLRVLKRASTRSSGGTA, from the coding sequence ATGAGCGCGCCGGCCAATGCGCGCTGGGGCGTCGATGAGGATGCGATCCTGCGCACCCTTTGGGCCGAACATCTGCCGACGGCTGAAATTGCTGCGCGGCTTGGATGCAGCCGCAATGCGGTGATCGGTCGGGCCAGCCGGCTTGAGCTCCCAGCGCGTCGCGCGTCGAACAAGGTGGCTCGATCAGTTCAATCGGAGGGAGATGACATGCCGCGTCCACGCGTTCCTATTCCGATTGCCAAGCCGCGTCGCGAGGAGGTCGAGGATTCTATACAGCTCCCGGCGGCGCGAGCCTCTGGGATGCCGACACGTTGGGCTGATATGGCGCCCGGCCAATGTCGCAACATCATCGGCGAAGAGGAGGATGTGTTCGACCGCTTGGTCTGCGGCAACGTGGCGGTGCTTGGTTCGTCCTATTGCCCAGCTTGTCGATCGCGCATGTGGTGCACGCCCGACCAGGTGTTGAGGGTCCTCAAACGAGCCTCCACGCGTAGCAGTGGAGGGACTGCATGA
- a CDS encoding DUF1772 domain-containing protein yields MSARLVFNVFAVGGISMFAGIMAHIGFSFGAYWQSLPPTTFLEWFAAYAPFVGRTIPLFVIVSFIGLAGSLWYDWNDSWRRGLWLGVYACMIGIFIITFAWHLPVSSQLLSRTMTSDKVPAMLDTWLNLHWLRVAIALLASILSIVAVSRSDTPTRSEDADEIWR; encoded by the coding sequence GTGTCCGCGCGTCTTGTCTTCAACGTCTTCGCCGTCGGCGGCATCTCCATGTTCGCAGGCATCATGGCGCATATTGGCTTTTCCTTTGGCGCTTATTGGCAGAGTCTGCCACCGACAACCTTTCTCGAATGGTTCGCTGCCTATGCACCGTTCGTCGGCCGCACAATCCCGCTTTTTGTCATTGTCAGCTTCATCGGCCTCGCTGGCTCGCTGTGGTACGACTGGAATGATTCATGGCGTCGAGGCCTGTGGCTCGGTGTCTACGCCTGCATGATCGGTATTTTTATTATCACCTTTGCCTGGCATCTTCCCGTAAGCAGCCAGCTTCTGTCGCGGACCATGACCTCGGATAAGGTACCCGCCATGCTCGACACATGGCTGAACCTGCATTGGCTGCGTGTCGCCATCGCGCTTCTGGCTTCCATCCTCAGCATCGTCGCGGTAAGCCGCAGCGATACACCGACGAGAAGCGAGGACGCGGACGAAATCTGGCGCTAA